One stretch of Cheilinus undulatus linkage group 5, ASM1832078v1, whole genome shotgun sequence DNA includes these proteins:
- the ciz1b gene encoding cdkn1a interacting zinc finger protein 1b isoform X1 → MVKQQRRCLTPATMSNVTQVRFPVGHVQRRQATAQQVSGRKSGSSGTGSSDSGLCCSSASTEEENGEKGPDRNSGELETKRARLERPEEAAAGINEEKAPVLYGEPGRESCYTKDGVSLRLAHSDQQGSAELSEDSRAAELQSVASLKVTIQQSSESREFGQTDRTADRLTGGLHCHVCNITCRSVQVFQEHMAASEHLRKMKEITQSIRLNTHSLQDSCRPDSRRWCDTCQTHFRGDVIVHRRTKQHKMCKQLCRPFCPVCKCHFRTPRKFVEHMKSAEHKQKVQPEEAQEEELIIVDAVGCFEGEEEEDEEEEEVEEEEVEAEAADVGEEEEGVGKEKAKEEGWEEADPQETEEEEYDPHTTYGSSFVVPVSGFLCRLCNKFFYRETTARHTHCRTHTHYLNLKNHRAQRKHEDKDRSALT, encoded by the exons ATGGTCAAACAGCAGCGGAG GTGTCTCACACCTGCTACTATGAGCAATGTGACACAGGTTCGATTCCCTGTTGGCCATGTGCAGAGGAGACAGGCTACAGCTCAGCAG gttTCGGGCAGAAAGTCAGGAAGTTCAGGGACGGGAAGCTCTGACAGTGGGCTGTGCTGTAGCTCTGCCTCCACAGAAGAAGAGAATGGAGAAAAGGGACCAGACAGAAATTCAGGAGAGCTTGAGACAAAGAGGGCGAGACTGGaaag ACCTGAGGAGGCTGCAGCTGGGATCAATGAAGAGAAAGCTCCAGTGTTATATGGGGAACCAGGAAGGGAGAGCTGCTACACTAAAG aTGGTGTTTCACTAAGACTTGCTCATTCAGACCAGCAGGGGTCAGCAGAGCTCAGTGAGGACAGCAGAGCAGCTGAG CTGCAGAGTGTCGCATCCCTAAAGGTCACCATCCAGCAGAGCAGTGAGAGCAGAGAGTTTGGTCAGACAGACAGAACGGCTGACAGACTGACAGGTGGACTCCACTGTCACGTGTGCAACATCACCTGTCGCTCTGTGCAG gTATTTCAGGAACACATGGCAGCATCAGAACACCTGAGGAAAATGAAGGAGATCACTCAATCCATCCGCctcaacacacactcactccaGGACAG CTGTCGGCCTGACTCACGAAGATGGTGCGACACCTGTCAGACTCACTTCAGAGGGGATGTCATCGTCCACAGGCGGACAAAACAACACAAG atgtgtaagcaGCTGTGTCGTCCCTTCTGTCCGGTGTGCAAATGTCACTTCAGGACTCCCAGGAAGTTTGTGGAGCACATGAAGTCAGCAGAGCACAAACAGAAG GTGCAGCCGGAGGAGGCTCAGGAGGAGGAGCTAATCATAGTGGATGCCGTTGGCTGCTTtgagggagaagaagaagaagacgaagaggaggaggaagtggaggaggaggaagtggaAGCAGAAGCAGCTGATGTaggggaagaggaggaaggggtaggaaaagaaaaagcaaaggaAGAAGGCTGGGAG GAAGCAGACCCACAGGAAACAGAAGAGGAGGAATATGATCCCCACACTACCTATG GAAGTAGTTTTGTGGTTCCTGTTTCTGGCTTCCTTTGTCGACTTTGCAACAAGTTCTTCTACAGAGAGACAACAGCCCGACACACACACTgcaggacacacacacactacctCAACCTGAAG aaTCACAGAGCTCAGAGGAAACATGAAGACAAGGACAGATCTGCTCTGACCTGA
- the ciz1b gene encoding cdkn1a interacting zinc finger protein 1b isoform X2, which translates to MVKQQRRCLTPATMSNVTQVRFPVGHVQRRQATAQQVSGRKSGSSGTGSSDSGLCCSSASTEEENGEKGPDRNSGELETKRARLERPEEAAAGINEEKAPVLYGEPGRESCYTKDGVSLRLAHSDQQGSAELSEDSRAAELQSVASLKVTIQQSSESREFGQTDRTADRLTGGLHCHVCNITCRSVQVFQEHMAASEHLRKMKEITQSIRLNTHSLQDSCRPDSRRWCDTCQTHFRGDVIVHRRTKQHKMCKQLCRPFCPVCKCHFRTPRKFVEHMKSAEHKQKVQPEEAQEEELIIVDAVGCFEGEEEEDEEEEEVEEEEVEAEAADVGEEEEGVGKEKAKEEGWEEADPQETEEEEYDPHTTYGSSFVVPVSGFLCRLCNKFFYRETTARHTHCRTHTHYLNLKADHRGTSTK; encoded by the exons ATGGTCAAACAGCAGCGGAG GTGTCTCACACCTGCTACTATGAGCAATGTGACACAGGTTCGATTCCCTGTTGGCCATGTGCAGAGGAGACAGGCTACAGCTCAGCAG gttTCGGGCAGAAAGTCAGGAAGTTCAGGGACGGGAAGCTCTGACAGTGGGCTGTGCTGTAGCTCTGCCTCCACAGAAGAAGAGAATGGAGAAAAGGGACCAGACAGAAATTCAGGAGAGCTTGAGACAAAGAGGGCGAGACTGGaaag ACCTGAGGAGGCTGCAGCTGGGATCAATGAAGAGAAAGCTCCAGTGTTATATGGGGAACCAGGAAGGGAGAGCTGCTACACTAAAG aTGGTGTTTCACTAAGACTTGCTCATTCAGACCAGCAGGGGTCAGCAGAGCTCAGTGAGGACAGCAGAGCAGCTGAG CTGCAGAGTGTCGCATCCCTAAAGGTCACCATCCAGCAGAGCAGTGAGAGCAGAGAGTTTGGTCAGACAGACAGAACGGCTGACAGACTGACAGGTGGACTCCACTGTCACGTGTGCAACATCACCTGTCGCTCTGTGCAG gTATTTCAGGAACACATGGCAGCATCAGAACACCTGAGGAAAATGAAGGAGATCACTCAATCCATCCGCctcaacacacactcactccaGGACAG CTGTCGGCCTGACTCACGAAGATGGTGCGACACCTGTCAGACTCACTTCAGAGGGGATGTCATCGTCCACAGGCGGACAAAACAACACAAG atgtgtaagcaGCTGTGTCGTCCCTTCTGTCCGGTGTGCAAATGTCACTTCAGGACTCCCAGGAAGTTTGTGGAGCACATGAAGTCAGCAGAGCACAAACAGAAG GTGCAGCCGGAGGAGGCTCAGGAGGAGGAGCTAATCATAGTGGATGCCGTTGGCTGCTTtgagggagaagaagaagaagacgaagaggaggaggaagtggaggaggaggaagtggaAGCAGAAGCAGCTGATGTaggggaagaggaggaaggggtaggaaaagaaaaagcaaaggaAGAAGGCTGGGAG GAAGCAGACCCACAGGAAACAGAAGAGGAGGAATATGATCCCCACACTACCTATG GAAGTAGTTTTGTGGTTCCTGTTTCTGGCTTCCTTTGTCGACTTTGCAACAAGTTCTTCTACAGAGAGACAACAGCCCGACACACACACTgcaggacacacacacactacctCAACCTGAAG GCTGATCACAGAGGAACCAGCACAAAGTAG
- the LOC121510056 gene encoding kazal-type serine protease inhibitor domain-containing protein 1-like gives MSGMTGLIALSLCFYLQTCRALPSQLPDLSFESPGQFPLTDPLLDYDLLDEELGGGGGRGVTEGAEGCGLCDPELCPETRGCRAGLVLDSCGCCKECGNLEGQACDPGDRSVYYGLCGTGLRCQADPQPERGEEGDEEEVCVCEEQEVVCGTDGVSYINICQFREAAFSKPGLKTKGKGPCKTVPIIKVPPHSQVNGTGSSLVFLCEVFAFPMALVEWRKEGNDVILPGDDPHISVQSRGGPLKFELSSWLQIEGAGPEDSGTYRCIARNSLGSVSASAVLGVLGAEELSSYLANSVSEMKQLMDATDYDQDFY, from the exons ATGTCGGGGATGACAGGACTAATCGCCCTCAGTCTCTGTTTTTACCTCCAAACATGCCGAGCTCTCCCCAGCCAGCTGCCCGACCTCAGTTTCGAGTCACCTGGTCAGTTCCCCCTCACCGACCCTCTGTTGGACTATGACCTGTTGGATGAGGAGCTCGGAGGCGGTGGTGGTCGGGGCGTGACAGAAGGGGCGGAGGGCTGCGGGCTGTGTGACCCGGAGCTGTGCCCGGAGACCCGGGGCTGCCGGGCCGGGCTGGTGCTGGACTCCTGTGGTTGTTGTAAGGAGTGCGGCAACCTGGAGGGACAAGCTTGCGACCCAGGGGACCGCAGCGTCTACTACGGGCTGTGTGGGACCGGACTTCGGTGTCAGGCGGACCCGCAGccagaaagaggagaggagggggatgaagaggaggtttgtgtgtgtgaggagcAGGAGGTGGTGTGTGGCACTGATGGAGTCTCATATATTAACATTTGCCAGTTCAGAGAGGCTGCTTTCTCCAAACCAGGACTCAAGACCAAAGGAAAGGGGCCGTGCAAAACCG TTCCCATCATCAAGGTCCCCCCTCACAGTCAGGTGAACGGGACAGGCAGCAGTCTGGTTTTCCTCTGTGAGGTCTTTGCTTTCCCGATGGCGTTGGTGGAGTGGAGAAAAGAAGGCAATGACGTGATCCTGCCCGGAGACGACCCCCACATCTCTGTTCAG TCCCGGGGCGGTCCTCTGaaatttgaactctccagttGGCTGCAGATTGAGGGGGCGGGGCCTGAGGACTCTGGAACCTATCGCTGCATCGCTCGCAACAGTCTGGGATCTGTGTCGGCGTCTGCTGTGCTGGGTGTCCTGGGAGCAG AGGAGCTGTCTTCCTACCTGGCCAACAGTGTGTCAGAAATGAAGCAGCTGATGGACGCAACAGATTACGACCAGGACTTTTACTGA